A section of the Verrucomicrobium sp. GAS474 genome encodes:
- the vccC gene encoding Verru_Chthon cassette protein C: protein MKDARRAAAAFTILELLAAVVILSVILVLVLQISSLISTTWKHSTSKIEGFQAARAAFDTISSQLGQATLNAYYDYDSATAPTRYLRKSDLHFISGKALVPGQITHAVFFQVPLGSTDKTAYQNLGGLLNGCGYYVQYGADPERPSFLASLPNTAPPLRRFRLMQFLQPAQQLAIYDPALGAGRLWFTTPLASSSPPSHPLAENVIALVILPRAASTDTGGIVLAPDYEYDSRATSATAANSTQKPNENQLPPLVDLILVAIDETSALHLGNTEGAPDLGTANLFKTASLLENDLKQIGATLSGRHLSYRVYRTTVVMKGAKWGL from the coding sequence ATGAAAGACGCGCGCCGCGCCGCTGCCGCCTTTACGATCCTCGAGCTTCTCGCCGCCGTGGTGATCCTCTCGGTGATCCTCGTCCTTGTCCTCCAAATCAGTTCCCTGATCTCGACGACGTGGAAGCATTCCACATCGAAGATCGAGGGATTCCAGGCTGCCCGCGCCGCCTTCGACACGATCTCCTCCCAGCTCGGCCAGGCGACGCTCAACGCGTATTACGACTACGACAGCGCCACAGCTCCGACTCGGTACCTCAGGAAATCGGATCTCCACTTCATCTCCGGAAAGGCGCTCGTTCCCGGCCAAATCACTCACGCGGTTTTCTTCCAGGTGCCACTCGGCTCGACCGACAAGACCGCCTATCAAAACCTCGGCGGCCTTCTCAACGGGTGCGGCTACTACGTCCAATACGGGGCCGACCCGGAGCGCCCCTCCTTCCTCGCCTCGCTGCCGAACACCGCACCGCCGCTTCGGCGGTTCCGGCTGATGCAATTCCTCCAGCCCGCGCAACAGCTCGCCATTTACGATCCCGCGCTGGGGGCGGGCCGCCTCTGGTTCACCACTCCGCTCGCATCGTCCTCGCCGCCTTCACATCCGCTTGCTGAGAACGTGATCGCCCTCGTGATTCTCCCCCGCGCCGCCTCGACCGATACCGGCGGCATCGTCCTCGCCCCCGACTACGAATACGATTCCCGAGCGACCTCGGCCACTGCGGCCAACTCGACCCAGAAACCGAACGAAAACCAGTTGCCGCCGCTGGTCGACCTCATCCTTGTCGCCATCGACGAGACCTCGGCCCTCCACCTCGGGAACACCGAAGGCGCTCCCGACCTCGGCACGGCCAATCTGTTCAAGACTGCCTCCCTCCTCGAAAACGACCTGAAGCAGATCGGGGCGACGCTCTCCGGGCGGCATCTCTCCTACCGCGTCTACCGCACCACGGTGGTCATGAAAGGAGCCAAGTGGGGGCTTTAA
- the vccB gene encoding Verru_Chthon cassette protein B: MRRGRRVKAVEHKGVDGRRRGGFTLIETALALGVVSFALVGVLGMIPMGLTTLRDTINITVQTQIAQGLINDLVQSDYTALAASTHYYDEQGTEVAASDPVRQFTAQIETRSASVADLASDAGTTVAITIQSRKLSAAPARYSILIPRQ; encoded by the coding sequence ATGAGGCGCGGCAGGCGTGTGAAGGCCGTCGAGCACAAAGGAGTCGATGGCAGGCGGCGGGGGGGATTCACTCTGATCGAAACAGCGTTGGCGCTTGGCGTGGTCAGCTTCGCGCTGGTCGGCGTCCTCGGGATGATCCCGATGGGGCTGACGACTCTGCGCGACACGATCAACATCACGGTCCAGACCCAGATCGCCCAGGGACTCATCAACGACCTCGTCCAGTCGGACTACACCGCCCTCGCCGCCTCGACCCATTACTACGACGAGCAGGGGACCGAGGTCGCCGCCTCCGATCCCGTCCGACAGTTCACCGCCCAGATTGAGACCCGCTCCGCCAGCGTCGCCGACCTTGCCTCCGACGCGGGGACGACCGTCGCCATCACCATCCAGAGCCGCAAGCTTTCCGCTGCGCCCGCCCGCTACTCGATCCTGATCCCCCGGCAGTGA
- a CDS encoding LamG-like jellyroll fold domain-containing protein: protein MTSPVRLLGMMGMGVLWLTMNATQAAPTAYEAALAANNPYALYHFTDSGSILTDSSGNAHNGAYFGSPTLGTTGYGGGSDTATYFNANSQYASLTGANSFGSSLGSSTIAFLLSTNSSALGVLLGETQNATNDAFSITLNSNSSGTLSAGTTRIFIRADTLADTFSATFTNAALYSGNFVDLTFTFDLTSSTPVTVYVNGVAQTLGSVTNKLTSADTFSALGNSFFVAAADVRGSTTAANLAASAVTIDELALYSTVLTATQVQANVATLSAVPEPSPLALAGFGVLAFACAAAARRSARPRHQEIA, encoded by the coding sequence ATGACTTCACCGGTTCGGCTCCTCGGCATGATGGGGATGGGAGTGCTCTGGCTCACCATGAATGCGACCCAGGCTGCGCCGACCGCCTACGAGGCGGCATTGGCGGCGAACAATCCCTACGCGCTCTATCATTTCACTGACAGCGGCTCGATCCTTACCGATTCGTCGGGCAACGCACACAACGGGGCCTACTTCGGCTCGCCGACACTCGGTACGACCGGTTACGGCGGCGGCAGCGACACGGCGACCTATTTCAACGCCAACAGCCAATACGCGAGTCTTACGGGAGCGAACAGTTTTGGGTCGTCGCTGGGGTCGTCGACGATCGCGTTCCTTCTGAGTACAAACAGCAGCGCCTTGGGGGTTCTGCTCGGCGAGACGCAGAATGCGACCAACGATGCCTTTTCGATCACCTTGAACAGCAATTCGAGCGGCACGCTCTCGGCGGGGACGACCCGTATTTTCATCCGGGCCGACACTCTGGCCGACACCTTCTCGGCCACGTTCACGAACGCCGCCCTTTACAGCGGCAACTTCGTCGACCTGACCTTCACGTTCGATCTCACCTCTTCCACCCCCGTCACGGTCTACGTCAACGGCGTCGCCCAAACGCTGGGCAGCGTGACGAACAAGCTCACTTCGGCCGACACCTTCTCGGCCCTCGGAAATTCCTTCTTCGTCGCCGCGGCCGACGTCCGCGGCAGCACCACGGCGGCCAACCTCGCCGCCTCCGCCGTCACCATCGACGAACTGGCACTCTATTCGACCGTGCTCACTGCCACCCAGGTGCAGGCCAACGTCGCAACCCTCAGCGCCGTTCCCGAACCTTCGCCCCTCGCGCTGGCCGGGTTCGGCGTCCTTGCCTTCGCCTGCGCGGCGGCGGCCCGCCGCTCCGCCCGGCCCCGGCACCAGGAGATCGCATGA
- a CDS encoding LuxR family transcriptional regulator — protein MEGGERFAFGFFLGTRYRESMGEGFSLDGKSMQAVYVLWDELGAFPAGESDAALSHLFDWLAKGIGADNVIWIGAVRLLRGAAAKDDPFGGWRLRTRQTMHPDNPEYRKLIASYYDIEHYRKGGGSRIEGRSRVRALLHSGMTGRTMFAQAGHFRVHRLRDGWIDYAAFAKTEHYDVYYRRQGIADRMHAGFPLNVDAESIFMIDRYKAGRVSRKAFTDREKALVEMVLRGVRELHRRLFLERGLLMGEVPLTLLQQRVLRGLLTKMTEKELAREMGQQPRTLHKYVTSLYARFGVQSRAGLMAMWLGR, from the coding sequence GTGGAAGGCGGCGAGCGGTTTGCGTTCGGCTTTTTCTTGGGAACTCGCTATCGAGAGTCCATGGGGGAAGGTTTTTCATTGGACGGGAAGTCGATGCAGGCGGTCTATGTCTTGTGGGACGAGCTCGGGGCGTTTCCGGCGGGGGAGTCCGATGCGGCTTTGAGTCATCTCTTTGACTGGCTGGCGAAAGGGATTGGGGCCGATAACGTCATCTGGATCGGTGCGGTGCGGCTCTTGCGCGGTGCGGCGGCGAAGGACGATCCCTTCGGGGGATGGCGTTTGCGGACCCGGCAGACGATGCATCCGGATAATCCCGAATATCGGAAGCTCATCGCCTCCTACTACGATATCGAGCATTACAGGAAAGGAGGAGGCTCCCGGATTGAAGGCCGGAGCCGGGTCAGGGCCCTCCTCCATAGCGGCATGACGGGCCGCACGATGTTTGCTCAGGCAGGTCACTTTCGGGTTCATCGGTTGCGGGACGGCTGGATCGATTACGCTGCCTTTGCAAAGACCGAGCACTACGACGTCTATTATCGCCGACAGGGGATTGCCGATCGGATGCATGCGGGCTTCCCTCTCAATGTCGACGCGGAATCGATCTTTATGATTGATCGATACAAGGCCGGACGCGTCTCCCGCAAAGCCTTCACCGATCGGGAGAAGGCACTTGTCGAGATGGTGCTGCGGGGCGTTCGCGAACTCCATCGGCGTCTGTTCCTTGAACGCGGTCTCCTTATGGGGGAGGTTCCCCTGACGCTGCTGCAACAGCGGGTTCTTCGGGGGCTCCTGACGAAGATGACGGAGAAGGAACTGGCCCGGGAAATGGGTCAGCAACCCCGGACGCTGCACAAGTACGTCACCTCTCTCTACGCCCGCTTCGGCGTCCAGAGCCGGGCAGGACTGATGGCGATGTGGTTGGGTCGTTAG
- a CDS encoding MBG domain-containing protein encodes MLLGLWPVALLANPTGGTVVSGSATIATNGNTLNVNTGSSQTIIDWSHFGIDAGEITNINQPNSGSTTLNRVIGGNVSAIYGTLNSNGNVILINPNGVLIGAGGVVNTQSFTASTLDLSNSDFLNGVQHFTGTSTASVVNLGQITANGGDIFLIAQHVSNGGSLTARNGTVGLAAGTDVTIQAGGTGNQRLSVALDSATVARNSTGVDNQGTIDAVKAELVANGNIYSLAVNNGGIIRATGSGNVGGQVWLLGHGGTVKNTGTITAKNADGRGGKIETSGDVVSVAGMVQTGAGGQWLIDPLTLDNSTDIAVATLQGQLESGDVQEQATSSITLNESLSWSGTGTLTLQSGTIDLNGAITAGSGGLTLTAAGTITASAAISVGKFTLTSGNWVQNGSSLPSFYARDFTLSGGTFLRVLGGDGSSSTPYLLGDVYGLQGVKGFLSSDFTLANDIDASGTTAWNGGSGFAPIGSSYPGYGGTFNGAGHIVDGLTIQRTGTNDVALFGLSLGVIENVGLTNVVINGNGYVGGLVGANGGTVTGSYTTGVISGVLYVGGLVGYNTGTITNSHSDASVGGYQNVGGLAGYNANLIDLSYATGNATGTLQIGGLAGWDTGTIRRSYATGYVRATSTLAGGLVGYLDAGGLVQYSYATGAVYGFSSAGGLVGEIYAGALIDGCYATGAVDSYYNAGGLVAVAQGGAIQGSYATGVVTSSSGWNAEFLCQGYVGIANSYWATDTGSPNGFWTTSGFVNDSSGLTLAQLTDAANFQPLSGNWDFTAGTGVWGVKGYTDTGLINGGLPYFQWQYPTIALTASNQTAVYGQSQSANLSAVLGTTYTVAGLGTANLSDYLSGTPTLSKVGSNSTVGTTNVLTIAGTPTAGHAVEYVAGTQSFSPAPLEITVSSQSKTYGTNQALNGTDYTITAGQLYNSDSLINISLSSSGATATANVGTYAITAGNPLGYGLGNYQITYIDGVDTVTPASLVVVAGNGSKTYGTAQTLSGYNLYGQLYNGDSLTAVTLSSAGSSATANAGTYAITAGAATGSGLGNYQIAYVDGVDTVNPAPLTIEAGSATKTYGTAQTLSGYGITSGSLYNGDTLSSVTLSSGGTAATASVGAYAVTASNATGSGLGNYQITYVDGVDTVNPATVMLTVGNATSTYGSAPGISNIQIGASGLVNGETVADLGFVTTTSVTASTHVGTYSFTTSAGNSNYNYIYATGNAGTWTVTAAPLTITAGNITLTTGSSLPALGVSYGGLVNGDTSAVVSGLTVTTSGTGASAGKYAIIPGNGTASDYLITFVDGFLTVNSPVVELGSGPSAQLPNGETVTIPSAAFSPKISIPNTASFAGVGARGGVFSPFGGGVSSVGRMGARASSSGVAYIDQ; translated from the coding sequence TTGCTGCTGGGCCTCTGGCCTGTCGCCCTGCTGGCGAACCCCACCGGCGGAACGGTTGTCTCCGGCTCGGCTACGATCGCGACGAACGGCAATACGCTCAACGTCAACACGGGGAGCAGCCAGACGATCATCGACTGGAGCCACTTCGGGATCGACGCCGGGGAAATCACCAACATCAACCAGCCGAACAGCGGTAGCACCACGCTGAACCGCGTCATCGGCGGCAACGTCTCTGCCATCTACGGCACGCTGAACTCCAACGGCAACGTTATCCTCATCAACCCGAACGGCGTCCTCATCGGCGCGGGCGGCGTGGTCAACACCCAGAGCTTCACCGCCTCCACCCTCGACCTCTCGAACAGCGACTTCTTGAACGGGGTCCAGCACTTCACCGGCACCAGCACCGCCAGCGTCGTCAACTTGGGGCAGATCACCGCCAACGGGGGCGACATCTTCCTGATAGCCCAGCACGTCAGCAACGGCGGGAGCCTCACCGCCCGCAACGGCACTGTCGGCCTTGCCGCCGGAACCGATGTCACGATCCAAGCCGGCGGGACGGGCAACCAGCGCCTCTCCGTCGCCCTCGACAGCGCCACCGTCGCCCGCAACAGCACCGGAGTGGACAATCAGGGAACCATCGACGCAGTGAAGGCCGAGTTGGTCGCCAACGGGAACATCTACAGTCTCGCCGTCAACAACGGCGGAATCATCCGAGCCACCGGCAGCGGCAACGTGGGCGGCCAAGTCTGGCTCCTCGGCCATGGCGGCACGGTGAAGAACACCGGCACGATTACGGCAAAGAACGCCGACGGCCGGGGCGGGAAAATCGAGACCAGCGGCGATGTCGTCTCGGTCGCGGGCATGGTCCAGACGGGTGCGGGCGGCCAATGGCTGATCGACCCGCTTACCCTCGACAATAGCACCGACATCGCCGTCGCCACCCTCCAGGGCCAGCTCGAATCGGGCGATGTGCAGGAACAGGCGACTTCCTCGATCACCCTCAACGAGAGCCTCTCCTGGTCGGGCACCGGGACGTTGACCCTCCAAAGCGGCACCATCGACCTCAACGGCGCGATCACCGCCGGGAGCGGCGGATTGACTCTCACTGCGGCGGGCACGATCACCGCCTCGGCTGCGATCAGCGTCGGGAAGTTCACCCTCACTTCCGGGAACTGGGTGCAGAACGGCTCCTCGCTCCCTTCCTTCTACGCGCGCGACTTCACGCTCAGTGGCGGCACCTTTCTCCGCGTCCTCGGCGGCGACGGCTCTTCCTCCACGCCCTATCTCTTGGGCGACGTCTACGGGTTGCAGGGAGTGAAAGGGTTCCTCTCCTCGGACTTCACCCTTGCCAACGACATCGACGCGAGCGGGACGACGGCCTGGAACGGCGGTTCCGGGTTCGCTCCGATCGGATCGAGCTATCCCGGATACGGCGGGACCTTCAACGGGGCCGGCCACATCGTCGACGGGCTGACCATTCAGAGGACCGGCACGAACGATGTCGCCCTCTTCGGCCTTTCCCTTGGGGTCATTGAGAATGTCGGGCTGACCAACGTTGTGATCAACGGAAACGGTTACGTGGGCGGATTGGTGGGGGCCAATGGGGGGACGGTGACGGGCAGCTACACCACGGGGGTGATATCGGGCGTGCTCTATGTCGGCGGCCTCGTCGGGTACAACACCGGCACGATCACGAACAGCCACTCCGATGCCAGCGTGGGTGGCTACCAGAATGTGGGCGGCTTGGCGGGGTATAACGCCAACCTCATCGACCTCTCCTACGCCACCGGAAACGCGACGGGAACGCTCCAGATCGGCGGCCTTGCCGGGTGGGACACCGGAACGATCCGGCGGAGTTACGCGACGGGGTACGTCCGCGCCACGAGCACGCTGGCCGGTGGTCTGGTCGGTTATCTCGATGCCGGGGGCCTGGTCCAATATAGTTATGCGACGGGGGCGGTCTACGGCTTCTCCAGCGCCGGCGGTCTGGTGGGGGAGATCTATGCGGGCGCCTTGATCGACGGGTGCTATGCGACGGGGGCCGTCGACTCTTACTACAACGCGGGAGGCTTGGTGGCGGTGGCGCAGGGAGGCGCAATCCAAGGCAGCTACGCCACGGGCGTGGTGACTTCCTCTTCGGGCTGGAATGCCGAATTCTTGTGCCAGGGATATGTTGGGATTGCGAACAGCTATTGGGCCACCGACACGGGGAGCCCGAACGGGTTCTGGACGACATCGGGCTTCGTGAACGATTCCTCCGGCCTGACCCTGGCCCAATTGACCGACGCCGCCAATTTCCAGCCGCTCAGCGGAAACTGGGATTTCACCGCCGGCACGGGCGTCTGGGGGGTCAAAGGGTACACCGATACGGGGTTGATCAACGGCGGCCTTCCCTACTTCCAATGGCAGTATCCGACGATCGCCCTCACGGCGTCGAACCAGACCGCGGTCTACGGCCAGTCCCAGTCCGCAAACCTCTCAGCGGTCTTGGGGACGACGTATACTGTCGCGGGGCTCGGCACCGCGAACCTCTCCGATTACCTCTCCGGCACCCCCACGCTTTCCAAGGTCGGCAGCAATAGCACCGTCGGTACGACGAACGTCCTGACGATCGCCGGCACGCCGACGGCGGGCCACGCCGTCGAGTATGTCGCCGGAACGCAAAGCTTCAGCCCGGCCCCCCTCGAAATCACGGTCTCCTCCCAGAGCAAGACGTACGGAACCAACCAGGCGCTGAATGGAACCGATTACACCATCACCGCCGGGCAGCTTTACAACAGCGATTCCCTCATCAACATCAGCCTCTCCAGCAGCGGGGCGACGGCGACGGCGAACGTCGGCACCTATGCGATCACGGCGGGGAATCCGCTCGGCTACGGATTGGGCAATTACCAGATCACCTACATCGACGGCGTCGATACGGTGACCCCCGCCTCGTTGGTCGTCGTGGCGGGCAACGGCTCGAAAACGTACGGAACGGCGCAGACGCTCTCCGGGTACAACCTCTACGGGCAGCTTTACAATGGAGACAGCCTCACTGCCGTGACGCTCTCCAGCGCAGGATCGTCCGCGACGGCGAACGCCGGAACCTACGCGATCACGGCGGGCGCCGCGACCGGATCGGGCCTCGGCAACTATCAGATCGCCTACGTCGACGGAGTCGACACCGTGAATCCCGCCCCCTTGACGATCGAGGCGGGAAGCGCGACCAAGACCTACGGCACGGCCCAGACCTTGAGCGGGTACGGAATCACAAGCGGGTCCCTCTACAATGGGGACACCCTTTCCTCCGTGACGCTCTCCAGCGGTGGAACGGCGGCGACGGCGAGCGTCGGGGCCTACGCGGTTACGGCGAGCAACGCGACCGGATCGGGTCTCGGCAACTATCAGATCACCTATGTCGACGGAGTCGATACGGTTAACCCGGCCACGGTGATGCTGACCGTGGGGAACGCGACCAGCACGTACGGAAGCGCGCCGGGTATCTCGAACATCCAGATCGGAGCGTCCGGCCTCGTCAACGGCGAAACCGTGGCCGACCTCGGTTTCGTGACGACGACCTCGGTCACCGCATCGACCCATGTCGGCACCTACTCCTTCACCACCTCGGCGGGCAATTCCAACTACAACTACATCTACGCCACCGGCAACGCCGGGACGTGGACGGTGACCGCCGCGCCGCTTACCATCACGGCGGGCAACATCACCCTCACTACGGGAAGCTCGCTTCCCGCCCTCGGCGTGAGCTACGGCGGCCTCGTCAACGGCGACACTTCCGCGGTGGTGAGCGGATTGACGGTGACCACTTCGGGAACCGGCGCTTCGGCGGGCAAGTATGCCATCATCCCGGGGAACGGAACGGCTTCCGATTACCTCATCACCTTTGTCGACGGCTTCCTCACGGTGAACTCCCCCGTGGTGGAGCTAGGCTCCGGTCCCAGCGCCCAGCTTCCGAACGGGGAGACCGTCACGATCCCCAGCGCGGCCTTCAGCCCGAAGATATCGATCCCGAACACGGCTTCTTTCGCGGGCGTCGGTGCCCGTGGGGGAGTGTTCTCTCCCTTCGGCGGCGGCGTCTCTTCGGTCGGTCGTATGGGGGCGAGGGCTTCCTCCAGTGGTGTGGCCTACATCGACCAATAA
- a CDS encoding ShlB/FhaC/HecB family hemolysin secretion/activation protein, producing MLFLLRFFLFLLLGIAALPAQDLEKILPKQLPANPPAQAPETPEIPEGPGGREKIIEKVRALVFVSREAQIRKDGLPAFDGVRVGPGLPYLDAPAFRLKAEAFLGRPLTADTLNQITRAVVAQYVANDHPVVDAAVPEQNIGNGIIQVTVIEGRIHEVRAKGNNWFGSEVLVNELGMRRGDSIPQSVLVSRLNWMNQNPFRDISAQFARGPEVGTTDLILKTQDRFPARFYAGYDNSGNYTTGQDRWNYGFNYGNFLGLDQQLNYQYTTSSDWTRFNAHAGSYVIPLPWHHTVTFFGGYITTLGHPSGTTLNGTSWQASGRYTAGLPTLGEFTQSLTGGYDFKQSNNNLEFGGLSVFNTTTDVSQFVVGYNAGYGDDWGTTSLGLTAYLSPGDMTDNNTNRAFTATRSKADSEYIYGQVNLNRVTKLPWNFSWVVKGAYQASSGNLLGSEQFGLGGDGTVRGYQEREANGDQGWLASTELRLPPFSLSQFFAPKFGTNIANDPLQFLVFSDYGWTRNVDLLPGEDPNIYLWSVGPGFRYTLGKYVTAKLDYGWQLTDTGLRDPEASRGELSVTISY from the coding sequence ATGCTTTTTCTCCTTCGTTTTTTCCTCTTCCTCCTTCTCGGAATCGCCGCCCTCCCCGCCCAAGATCTCGAAAAAATCCTCCCGAAACAGTTGCCTGCGAACCCGCCCGCCCAGGCCCCGGAAACCCCCGAAATCCCTGAAGGCCCTGGCGGCAGGGAAAAGATCATCGAAAAAGTCCGCGCCTTGGTCTTCGTCTCCAGAGAGGCGCAGATCAGGAAAGACGGCCTCCCCGCCTTCGACGGCGTCCGCGTTGGCCCAGGGTTGCCCTACCTCGACGCCCCCGCCTTCCGGTTGAAGGCTGAAGCCTTCCTCGGACGACCCCTCACCGCCGACACTCTCAACCAAATTACCCGCGCCGTCGTCGCGCAGTACGTCGCCAACGACCATCCCGTCGTCGATGCCGCCGTCCCGGAGCAAAACATCGGCAATGGCATCATTCAGGTCACGGTTATCGAGGGACGCATCCACGAAGTTCGCGCCAAGGGGAACAACTGGTTCGGGAGCGAGGTCCTCGTCAACGAACTCGGCATGCGCCGGGGCGACTCCATCCCCCAGAGCGTCCTCGTCTCCCGCCTCAATTGGATGAACCAAAATCCCTTTCGCGACATCAGCGCCCAATTTGCGCGCGGCCCCGAAGTCGGCACCACCGACCTTATTCTCAAGACACAAGACCGCTTTCCTGCCCGGTTCTACGCGGGCTACGACAACAGCGGCAACTACACCACAGGGCAAGACCGCTGGAACTACGGCTTCAACTACGGAAACTTCCTCGGATTAGACCAGCAGTTGAACTATCAGTACACTACCAGCAGCGACTGGACTCGCTTCAACGCCCATGCCGGAAGCTACGTCATCCCGCTCCCCTGGCACCACACCGTCACCTTCTTCGGCGGCTATATCACGACCTTAGGGCATCCCTCCGGCACCACCCTGAACGGCACCAGTTGGCAGGCGAGCGGAAGGTACACCGCCGGGCTTCCCACCCTCGGCGAATTCACTCAAAGCCTCACCGGGGGCTACGACTTCAAGCAATCGAACAACAACCTCGAATTCGGCGGCCTCTCCGTTTTCAACACCACCACCGATGTCTCCCAGTTCGTCGTCGGCTACAACGCCGGGTACGGCGACGACTGGGGCACCACCAGCCTCGGCCTCACCGCCTACCTGAGCCCCGGCGACATGACCGATAACAACACGAACCGGGCTTTCACGGCGACCCGGAGCAAGGCCGACAGCGAATACATCTACGGCCAGGTGAACCTCAACCGCGTCACGAAGCTCCCGTGGAACTTCTCCTGGGTCGTGAAGGGAGCCTATCAGGCATCGAGCGGAAACCTCCTCGGCAGCGAGCAGTTCGGCCTCGGCGGCGACGGCACCGTACGCGGCTACCAGGAGCGCGAAGCCAACGGCGACCAGGGTTGGCTCGCCAGCACGGAGCTGCGGCTGCCCCCGTTTAGTTTGAGCCAGTTCTTCGCGCCGAAGTTCGGGACGAACATCGCCAACGACCCATTGCAGTTCCTCGTCTTTAGCGACTACGGTTGGACGCGCAACGTCGACCTCCTCCCCGGCGAGGATCCGAACATCTACCTCTGGAGCGTGGGCCCTGGCTTCCGCTACACGCTCGGCAAATACGTCACCGCGAAGCTCGACTACGGCTGGCAACTCACCGACACCGGCCTCCGGGACCCCGAGGCTTCCCGCGGAGAGCTTTCGGTGACGATCAGCTATTGA
- a CDS encoding SWIB/MDM2 domain-containing protein, producing the protein MTPDEALAAVVGAKPLPRTELTKKLWEYIKKNNLQDPKKKTNINADEALKKVFNGKKTVTMFEMTKLVSGHVK; encoded by the coding sequence GTGACTCCCGATGAGGCCCTGGCCGCCGTCGTCGGCGCGAAGCCCCTGCCCCGCACGGAGTTGACCAAGAAGCTGTGGGAATACATCAAGAAGAACAATCTTCAGGACCCGAAGAAGAAGACCAACATCAACGCCGACGAGGCACTCAAGAAGGTCTTCAACGGCAAGAAGACGGTGACCATGTTCGAGATGACCAAACTCGTCTCCGGACACGTCAAGTAG
- a CDS encoding STAS domain-containing protein, translated as MPSSNRLVELIGKHQKTLLEGWVAEQLKAISKQGVLRPEELRDQCAEFLTSLIASLKKGKDGGFDSATFDDVKEGVASISRSRALQGFSPTETALFIFSLKKPLFALLQTNLTGSPEALVEETLSISTLLDQVGLYSTEVFQKTREEVILRQNQELLELSTPVVKLWDGVLALPLIGTLDSARTQVVMESLLQKIVETSADVAIIDITGVPTVDTLVAQHLLKTVTAARLMGAECILSGIRPQIAQTIVHLGINLGDVITKASLAEALKVAIDRSGLVVVKKSSIKA; from the coding sequence ATGCCCTCTTCCAATCGTCTTGTTGAACTGATCGGTAAACACCAGAAAACCTTGCTCGAGGGCTGGGTGGCTGAACAGCTCAAGGCCATTTCGAAGCAGGGCGTCCTCCGGCCCGAGGAACTGCGCGACCAATGCGCCGAGTTCCTGACGAGCCTGATTGCCAGTCTGAAGAAGGGGAAGGACGGCGGCTTCGACAGCGCCACCTTCGACGACGTGAAGGAAGGCGTCGCCTCGATTTCCCGTTCCCGGGCGCTTCAAGGCTTTTCCCCGACGGAGACGGCCCTCTTCATCTTCTCCCTCAAGAAGCCGCTCTTCGCCCTACTCCAGACGAACCTGACCGGCAGCCCCGAGGCGCTGGTCGAGGAAACGCTCTCGATCTCGACGCTGCTCGACCAGGTCGGCCTCTATTCGACCGAGGTCTTCCAGAAGACCCGCGAGGAGGTGATCCTCCGGCAGAACCAGGAGCTCCTCGAACTCTCGACCCCCGTCGTGAAGCTCTGGGACGGCGTCCTGGCGCTCCCCCTCATCGGGACCCTCGACAGCGCCCGGACCCAGGTGGTGATGGAGTCCCTGCTCCAGAAGATCGTCGAGACCTCGGCCGACGTGGCGATCATCGACATCACCGGCGTCCCGACGGTCGACACCCTCGTGGCCCAGCACCTCCTGAAGACCGTCACGGCGGCCCGCCTGATGGGGGCCGAGTGCATCCTCAGCGGCATCCGCCCGCAGATCGCCCAGACGATCGTCCACCTCGGGATCAACCTCGGCGACGTCATCACGAAGGCGAGCCTCGCCGAGGCCCTGAAGGTCGCGATCGACCGCTCCGGCCTCGTGGTGGTGAAGAAATCCTCGATCAAGGCCTGA
- a CDS encoding STAS domain-containing protein, whose product MERIPILRMGDFLLVTIQVDMYDQLAMTLQDDLTSLISKTSARGVLIDISSLEMVDSFIGRMLANISSMSRVLDAQTVVVGMQPAVAITLVELGMSLAGVKTALNVEKGMMLLRGSSESWSSGEDSAGD is encoded by the coding sequence ATGGAACGGATCCCCATTCTGCGGATGGGAGACTTCCTCCTGGTCACGATCCAGGTGGATATGTACGACCAGCTGGCGATGACTCTCCAGGACGACCTGACGAGCCTGATCAGCAAGACCTCGGCGCGCGGGGTGCTGATCGACATTTCCTCCCTGGAGATGGTCGACTCCTTCATCGGGCGCATGCTGGCCAACATCTCCTCGATGTCCCGCGTCCTCGACGCCCAGACCGTCGTCGTCGGGATGCAGCCCGCCGTGGCGATCACCCTCGTCGAGCTCGGCATGTCCCTGGCCGGGGTGAAGACCGCCCTCAACGTCGAGAAGGGGATGATGCTTCTTCGCGGCTCGTCGGAGAGCTGGTCGTCGGGAGAGGACAGTGCCGGCGATTAA